The Limisphaera ngatamarikiensis DNA segment AAAATGCGGTTCTTATCGGCTCCCTGGCTCGGACTGCTGAAAGACGACGTCTGGCTTCGCAACGCGCGCCACAGCAACGCCATGGCCCAACGGCTGGCCGCCGGGCTCCGTACGCTGCCCGGCGTGGAAATCTGTTACCCGGTGGAATCGAATGCCGTGTTCGTGCGGTTTCCGCCCGGGGTCGCCGAGGCGATGCACCAGCGCGGCTGGCATTTCTATACCGGCGTGATTTCGCCGGGCGAATCCCGCCTGATGTGCAGCTGGGACACCCGGCCCGAGGAGGTGGACGCGTTCCTGGCCGACCTGCAGCAGGTGCTGCAGGCAACCGGGGGCCCGGAACCGCACCGGGAAACGGCCGCCAAGGGGACGGGTGCCGTGCGCCGGTCCCCCTCCGCCCAAACCGGTCCCCTCAAATGAGCCTCAGATCACCGTACCGTGCGGGATCACGGCGTCCTTCGGGATCACCACGATGCCGTCCCGGATGTAATAGAGTTCGTGGTCCAGATTCGGCGGTTTGCCCGCCGGCGAGATGACCACGTTGTCCCCGATCCGCGCGTTCTTGTCGATGATCGCGTTCTCAATGCGGGTGTTTCGACCGATGCCGATCCGCGGAATGCCCGCCTGCTCATGGGCCTGGATGGACTCGGCGGACTCGTAATAATCGCATCCCAGCAGCACCACCCGCCGCAGTTCGCATCCCTCGGCGATGATGCTGCGCATCCCCACCACACTGTGCGAAATCCGGGAATGGTCGATGATGCAGCCGTCCGCCACCACCGCATGATCCACGTGCGCGCTGTTCAGTTTCGACGCCGGCAGGAACCGGGGGCGGCTGAAAATCGGCGCGGTCATGTCGAAGAAATTGAACTTCGGCAGATCGGTCGTCAGGTCGAGGTTGGCTTCGAAAAACGCGCGGATGGTGCCGATGTCCTCCCAATAGCCCTGGTGGAGGAAGGCATAGACCCTGGACTGTTCGATCATGGCGGGGATGACCTCCTTGCCGAAATCCACCAACGTGTTGTCCAGCGCACGCTTGATGACGTCGCGATTGAACACGTAAATGCCCATCGAGGCCAGGACCACCTCGGCCGGCGTTTTCAGTCCCAGGCGCGCCTGCCAGGCCGGGTCCAGCTTCAACGAGTCCTGCACCGCCGGGTCCCTGGGTTTCTCCACAAACCGATGAATCCGCCAATCCTCCGTCACCTGCAGAACACCGAAATGCGACGCCTCCTCCTTGGGCACCGCCACCACACCCAGCGTGATGTCCGCCTGCCGGTCCACGTGATGGGCAATCAGGTCCCGGAAATCCATCCGGTACAGTTGGTCACCGCTCAGGATGAGCAGGTGGTCCCATTCATGGTTCATGAAGTGCACCAGGTTCTTCCGCACGGCATCGGCGGTGCCCTGGTACCACGAGCTGTCGGTCAGGGTCTGTTGCGCGGCCAGAACCTCCACAAACCCCGCCGAAAACTGGTCAAACTTGTAGGTCTGCGACAAATGCCGGTGCAAGGACGTGGAATTGAACTGCGTCAACACGTAGATCCGCCGGATTCCGGAATTGATGCAGTTGGAAATGGGGATGTCGACAATCCGGTACTTCCCCGCCAACGGCACCGCCGGTTTGGCACGGTACTTGGTCAGAGGAAACAAGCGCGTACCCTGACCGCCCCCCATGACGACCGCCAAGACGTTGCTGCCGTGGTAGGATTGCCTGGAAGTGTAGCTTGCCATAAGAACGCCCTCGAACGCGGTTTCCGAAGCCACAGTACGAAAGTCACACGCCACCGACAAGCCGCATCCATCCCGCTGGCGCGAAAGCCGGTCCTTGTCGGCCGCGCACCGACCCCATCGCCGCTTTCGCCCCTGCTCCTCCCATGCCGCTCACCGGTCCACGGTCCCCTCCGGGGCACCGCCGGGCGCTCTTGATCCGCACCCGACTCATCGCGATCCTTCCAGAGCAATCGAGTCTCATGAAACGCCGCCCTTCTTATGCCGAACTGCCGATGGCGTTTTACAAACGCCAAAGTTACGGCCACGCAACCGTCCCCGGTCCAACCACGTCGGGCAGGGAACCTGCCCGGGCCGGCCCTCACCAAAACCAGCCCCTGGAACGCCCGTGCCGGATGTCATGAGTCGCTCCCG contains these protein-coding regions:
- a CDS encoding glucose-1-phosphate adenylyltransferase, producing MASYTSRQSYHGSNVLAVVMGGGQGTRLFPLTKYRAKPAVPLAGKYRIVDIPISNCINSGIRRIYVLTQFNSTSLHRHLSQTYKFDQFSAGFVEVLAAQQTLTDSSWYQGTADAVRKNLVHFMNHEWDHLLILSGDQLYRMDFRDLIAHHVDRQADITLGVVAVPKEEASHFGVLQVTEDWRIHRFVEKPRDPAVQDSLKLDPAWQARLGLKTPAEVVLASMGIYVFNRDVIKRALDNTLVDFGKEVIPAMIEQSRVYAFLHQGYWEDIGTIRAFFEANLDLTTDLPKFNFFDMTAPIFSRPRFLPASKLNSAHVDHAVVADGCIIDHSRISHSVVGMRSIIAEGCELRRVVLLGCDYYESAESIQAHEQAGIPRIGIGRNTRIENAIIDKNARIGDNVVISPAGKPPNLDHELYYIRDGIVVIPKDAVIPHGTVI